Proteins encoded within one genomic window of Streptomyces profundus:
- a CDS encoding STM4013/SEN3800 family hydrolase, with translation MNEVVGRDDLLLLTLDTLRYDVARELAAEGRLPHLAAHLPGGVWEERHAPGNFTYASHQAIFAGFLPTPAAPGRHARLFAARFGGSETTAGRTFVFDAPDLVTALADRGYHTVCVGGVGFFNKRGALGSVLPGLFRESHWEPEFSVASPTSFEAQIARVERIVAELPAERRLFLFLNVSALHQPNWFHLPGATREAGDSLASHAAALEYVDRQVGRLFDAMRSRRRCFAIVCSDHGTAYGDDGYTGHRLGHPSVWTVPYRHFFLEPPA, from the coding sequence ATGAACGAGGTGGTCGGCCGTGACGACCTGCTGCTGCTCACGCTCGACACGCTCCGGTACGACGTGGCCCGGGAGTTGGCCGCCGAGGGGCGCCTGCCGCACCTGGCCGCCCATCTGCCGGGCGGCGTCTGGGAGGAGCGGCACGCGCCCGGCAACTTCACCTACGCCTCGCACCAGGCCATCTTCGCCGGCTTCCTGCCCACGCCGGCCGCTCCCGGACGCCACGCGCGCCTCTTCGCCGCCAGGTTCGGCGGCAGCGAGACCACCGCCGGCCGCACCTTCGTCTTCGACGCCCCCGACCTGGTGACGGCGCTCGCCGACCGGGGCTACCACACCGTCTGTGTCGGCGGCGTCGGCTTCTTCAACAAGCGGGGTGCCCTCGGCAGCGTCCTGCCCGGACTGTTCCGGGAGAGCCACTGGGAGCCGGAGTTCTCCGTCGCTTCCCCCACCTCCTTCGAGGCGCAGATCGCCCGCGTCGAGCGGATCGTCGCCGAACTGCCGGCCGAGCGGCGGCTGTTCCTCTTCCTCAACGTCTCGGCGCTGCATCAGCCCAACTGGTTCCACCTGCCGGGCGCCACCCGGGAGGCGGGCGACAGCCTGGCCAGCCACGCGGCGGCCCTGGAGTACGTCGACCGCCAGGTGGGCCGCCTCTTCGACGCGATGCGCTCCCGTCGCCGCTGCTTCGCCATCGTCTGCTCCGACCACGGCACCGCCTACGGGGACGACGGCTACACCGGGCACCGCCTCGGCCACCCCTCGGTGTGGACCGTCCCCTACCGCCACTTCTTCCTGGAGCCACCCGCATGA